Proteins from one bacterium genomic window:
- a CDS encoding zinc ribbon domain-containing protein, which yields MHPQTCAECSTEFDPTDKFCRECGARRAPETCEACDTALLPEARFCIQCGAPVAGAAPRADAEALARRGTHELGDRRIVTVMFTELIGLASMTERLDPEEISDIVNQFFAVLTEPIYRHGGIVDKYIGDSVVMSIFGVPTVRADDPERAVSAAWAMLQAAREFADALEPRIGVRLAIRCGLNTGMVVAGEVGGAQKRDFTVMGDTVNLAQRMEANASPGGILVASETYECSRHAFDYRVLDPIKVKGKELPVAVFEVAGPKLAEAEVHS from the coding sequence ATGCATCCCCAGACCTGCGCAGAGTGTTCGACCGAGTTCGATCCGACCGACAAGTTCTGCCGTGAATGCGGCGCCCGGCGCGCCCCCGAGACTTGCGAGGCCTGCGATACCGCGCTTCTGCCCGAAGCCCGCTTCTGCATCCAGTGCGGGGCACCGGTGGCCGGGGCAGCTCCGCGCGCGGACGCCGAGGCCCTCGCGCGCCGCGGGACCCACGAGCTGGGCGATCGCCGGATCGTGACGGTCATGTTCACCGAGCTCATCGGCCTCGCCTCCATGACCGAGCGCCTGGACCCCGAAGAGATCAGCGACATCGTCAACCAGTTCTTCGCCGTCCTCACCGAGCCCATCTACCGCCACGGCGGCATCGTGGACAAGTACATCGGCGACAGCGTGGTCATGTCCATTTTTGGCGTCCCTACCGTGCGGGCGGACGACCCGGAGCGCGCGGTCAGCGCCGCCTGGGCCATGCTGCAGGCGGCCCGCGAGTTCGCCGACGCCCTGGAGCCGCGCATCGGCGTTCGTCTCGCCATCCGCTGCGGTCTCAACACGGGCATGGTCGTCGCCGGCGAGGTGGGCGGCGCCCAGAAGCGCGACTTCACGGTCATGGGCGATACGGTCAACCTCGCCCAGCGCATGGAGGCCAACGCCAGCCCCGGCGGGATCCTGGTCGCCTCCGAGACCTACGAGTGCTCGCGCCATGCCTTCGACTACCGCGTGCTCGACCCCATCAAGGTCAAGGGCAAGGAGCTTCCGGTCGCCGTCTTCGAGGTGGCAGGCCCGAAGCTCGCTGAGGCCGAGGTCCACTCCTAG
- a CDS encoding AAA family ATPase encodes MLCANCGERPATFHFTQTVNGQRQEVHLCAHCASHFKAERGAGEFGGFGLDNMIERVFGVRPASADSLLDRLSDDSRRILQAAASEAAERNIPRLESEFLLQALLQDEQVGPGIVQQLGLDSQAIAARIDELYPRQGGERPTQVRMTPRLKRAVRLASDAAYMQGTYTIRPEHLLMGLMEEGESLASQIVQEAAERGLPQGEAPRAGVAGTTPRAPRGGKTPNLDKYTRDLTELARTNKLDPVIGRSEEIERVIRILSRRTKNNPVLIGEPGVGKTAIADGLAQEIVQGEVPDMLKNKRVLALDLGALVAGTKYRGEFEERLKGIMDEIKAQEGEIILFIDELHTVVGAGAAEGSMDASNMIKPALSRGEMRTVGATTLDEYRKHIEKDAALERRFQPVLVAEPSVEQTIEILRGLRDLYEAHHGVEISDEALVAAAELSERYVSDRFLPDKAIDLIDEAASMKHLGSRREPREVNELEDRIVRIERDKEEAARQENFERASKLKAEGDVIRERLDHLRKGWREERGGSTPCVSEEDVARIVAEWTGVPVEKLVQEEKERLLKMEEVLHQRVVGQDEAVTAVAEAVRRSRTGMKDPKRPIGSFIFLGPTGVGKTELAKALAEYLFNDEDAMVRLDMSEFQEKHTVSRLVGAPPGYVGYEEAGQLTEAVRRKPYSVVLFDEIEKAHPDVFNALLQILDDGRLTDNKGRTVDFKNTVVIMTSNVGAHRIFDREQAGDSWDAIKQEALDALKASFRPEFLNRIDEIIVFKPLNKEQIQTIVDLMLVGTRRKLHAQGLTLELSGAAKDALAERGFDPAYGARPLRRAIQREIETPISRLLLEAEFQPGDILRVDYADGRFTFFRAPREAEQPATSEAAAAMQSVLPEPPNREP; translated from the coding sequence ATGCTGTGCGCGAACTGCGGCGAGAGACCCGCGACTTTCCACTTCACGCAGACGGTCAACGGCCAGCGACAGGAAGTCCACCTGTGCGCCCACTGCGCCTCTCACTTCAAGGCCGAGCGCGGCGCCGGCGAGTTCGGGGGCTTCGGCCTGGACAATATGATCGAGCGGGTCTTCGGCGTGAGGCCTGCAAGCGCGGATAGCTTACTCGACAGGCTCTCCGACGATTCGCGCCGGATCCTGCAGGCCGCCGCGAGCGAAGCGGCCGAGCGCAACATCCCCCGCCTCGAGAGCGAGTTCCTCTTGCAGGCCTTGTTGCAGGACGAGCAAGTGGGGCCCGGCATCGTTCAGCAGTTGGGGCTCGATTCGCAGGCGATCGCCGCGCGGATCGACGAGCTCTATCCTCGGCAGGGGGGCGAGCGTCCGACCCAAGTTCGCATGACCCCGCGCCTCAAGCGCGCCGTTCGCCTTGCGAGCGATGCCGCCTACATGCAGGGCACCTACACCATCCGGCCCGAGCATCTGCTCATGGGCCTGATGGAGGAGGGCGAGAGCCTCGCCTCCCAGATCGTGCAAGAGGCGGCCGAGCGTGGCCTGCCCCAGGGTGAGGCGCCGCGCGCCGGGGTTGCGGGCACTACGCCCCGCGCGCCACGAGGCGGCAAGACGCCGAACCTGGACAAGTACACCCGCGACCTCACCGAGCTCGCCAGGACCAACAAGCTCGACCCCGTGATCGGCCGCAGCGAGGAGATCGAGCGCGTCATCCGCATCCTCAGCCGCCGCACCAAGAACAACCCGGTGCTCATCGGCGAGCCCGGGGTGGGCAAGACGGCGATCGCAGACGGCCTCGCCCAGGAGATCGTCCAGGGCGAAGTACCCGACATGCTCAAGAACAAGCGCGTGCTCGCGCTGGATCTCGGCGCGCTGGTCGCGGGCACCAAGTACCGCGGCGAGTTCGAGGAGCGCCTCAAGGGCATCATGGACGAGATCAAGGCCCAGGAGGGCGAGATCATCCTGTTCATCGACGAGCTCCACACGGTGGTGGGCGCAGGCGCCGCCGAGGGCTCCATGGATGCTTCCAACATGATCAAGCCCGCCCTCTCGCGCGGCGAGATGCGGACCGTGGGCGCGACCACCCTGGATGAGTACCGCAAGCACATCGAGAAGGATGCCGCCCTGGAGCGCCGCTTCCAGCCGGTGCTGGTCGCCGAGCCCTCGGTCGAGCAGACCATCGAGATCCTGCGCGGCCTGCGCGACCTGTACGAGGCGCACCACGGCGTCGAGATCTCCGACGAGGCCCTGGTGGCCGCCGCCGAGCTCTCAGAGCGCTACGTGAGCGATCGCTTCCTGCCCGACAAGGCCATCGACCTGATCGACGAGGCGGCCTCCATGAAGCACCTGGGCAGTCGTCGTGAGCCCCGCGAGGTCAACGAGCTGGAGGACCGCATCGTCCGTATTGAGCGGGACAAGGAAGAAGCCGCGCGACAGGAGAACTTCGAGCGCGCGAGCAAGCTCAAGGCCGAGGGAGACGTGATCCGCGAGCGGCTCGATCACCTGCGCAAGGGCTGGCGCGAAGAGCGCGGCGGCTCCACCCCCTGCGTCAGCGAAGAGGACGTGGCGCGGATCGTCGCCGAATGGACCGGGGTGCCGGTCGAGAAGCTCGTCCAGGAAGAGAAGGAGCGCCTGCTCAAGATGGAAGAGGTGCTCCACCAGCGGGTCGTTGGCCAGGACGAGGCGGTCACCGCGGTCGCCGAGGCGGTGCGCCGCTCGCGCACCGGCATGAAGGATCCCAAGCGCCCCATCGGCTCGTTCATCTTCCTGGGGCCAACCGGGGTGGGCAAGACGGAGCTCGCCAAGGCGCTCGCCGAGTACCTCTTCAACGACGAGGACGCCATGGTCCGGCTCGACATGAGCGAGTTTCAGGAGAAGCACACCGTCAGCCGCCTGGTCGGTGCCCCTCCGGGCTACGTGGGTTACGAAGAGGCAGGCCAGCTGACCGAGGCCGTCCGGCGCAAGCCCTACTCGGTGGTCCTCTTCGACGAGATCGAGAAGGCCCACCCGGACGTCTTCAACGCCCTGCTCCAGATCCTCGATGACGGGCGCCTGACCGATAACAAGGGGCGCACCGTGGACTTCAAGAACACCGTCGTCATCATGACCTCCAACGTCGGCGCCCACCGGATCTTCGATCGTGAGCAGGCCGGAGACTCCTGGGACGCCATCAAGCAGGAGGCCCTGGACGCCTTGAAGGCGAGCTTCAGGCCCGAGTTCCTCAACCGCATCGACGAGATCATCGTCTTCAAGCCGCTCAACAAGGAGCAGATCCAGACGATCGTCGATCTCATGCTGGTGGGGACCCGTCGCAAGCTGCACGCGCAGGGCTTGACCCTCGAGCTGTCGGGGGCGGCCAAAGACGCGCTCGCCGAGCGAGGCTTCGATCCCGCCTACGGCGCGCGGCCCTTGCGCCGCGCCATCCAGCGCGAGATCGAGACGCCCATCAGCCGCCTCTTGCTCGAAGCGGAGTTCCAGCCGGGCGATATCCTGCGGGTCGATTACGCCGACGGCCGGTTCACCTTCTTCCGAGCCCCCCGCGAAGCCGAGCAGCCTGCGACCTCCGAGGCGGCAGCCGCCATGCAGAGCGTCCTGCCGGAACCGCCGAACAGGGAGCCGTGA
- a CDS encoding threonylcarbamoyl-AMP synthase, with product MHAPRLIQVDPAAPDLAQLAPAAALLRKGGLVAFPTETVYGLGADARNPAAVARIFESKGRPATNPLIVHVADVDAARAIAATWPPIADRLAAAFWPGPLTLLLPKRPEIPDLVTAGLGAVGVRIPAHPVALALLKEAGIPVAAPSANPYMGISPTEARHVLAGLGDRVDAIVDGGSCAVGIESTVLDLTGEVPTVLRPGGVSLDAIRRIAPEARMAHLVPGEGPQASPGLARRHYAPKAPLSLIDGREALVPALAAAGGGPVAVLTIGPAPAGLTQARVHELPRDPEGYAAALYATLHALDAQGVSRILVERPPETDAWTAVRDRLGRAAER from the coding sequence ATGCACGCTCCACGCTTGATCCAGGTCGATCCGGCCGCTCCGGACCTCGCCCAGCTCGCCCCCGCCGCGGCCCTGCTCCGCAAAGGGGGGCTGGTAGCCTTCCCCACCGAGACCGTCTACGGCCTGGGCGCGGATGCGCGCAACCCCGCGGCCGTCGCCCGCATCTTCGAGAGCAAGGGGCGCCCTGCCACCAATCCCTTGATCGTGCACGTGGCCGATGTGGACGCGGCTCGCGCGATCGCAGCCACCTGGCCCCCGATCGCCGATCGGCTGGCCGCTGCCTTCTGGCCCGGCCCCCTCACCCTGCTCTTGCCAAAGCGTCCCGAGATTCCCGATCTGGTCACCGCCGGCCTGGGCGCGGTCGGGGTGCGCATTCCGGCGCACCCGGTCGCACTCGCCCTGCTCAAGGAAGCGGGCATCCCGGTGGCGGCCCCCAGCGCCAATCCCTACATGGGCATCTCGCCCACCGAGGCGCGGCACGTGCTCGCGGGCCTCGGCGATCGCGTCGACGCCATCGTGGACGGCGGCTCGTGCGCCGTCGGGATCGAGTCGACGGTCCTGGATCTCACGGGCGAGGTGCCCACGGTGCTGCGGCCGGGGGGCGTGAGCCTCGACGCGATCCGACGGATCGCCCCAGAGGCGCGCATGGCGCACCTCGTCCCCGGCGAAGGGCCCCAGGCCTCGCCGGGCCTCGCCCGCCGGCACTACGCCCCCAAGGCGCCCCTCAGCCTCATCGACGGCCGAGAGGCCCTCGTTCCCGCGCTCGCGGCAGCGGGCGGCGGGCCGGTCGCCGTCTTGACCATCGGCCCAGCGCCGGCAGGGCTGACGCAGGCCAGGGTCCACGAGTTGCCCCGTGACCCCGAGGGCTACGCCGCGGCGCTCTACGCCACCCTGCATGCGCTCGACGCGCAGGGGGTCTCACGCATCCTGGTCGAACGCCCGCCCGAAACCGACGCGTGGACGGCGGTCCGCGATCGCCTGGGGCGCGCCGCCGAACGCTAA
- a CDS encoding alpha/beta hydrolase, translating into MRFRPGTPSRAGRITAVAVAVSLLVGCGTSPVSSRLSQTQQAPENFYSSLGLSGDGTLRKGASALFSEAEFAKADTNRDARLSKQELEGFFSDQPDAGLGYSFVPSDPALLAAIGLTGGVLAGYLVFVGYKLSNEILNPSQASAHPSQPGDNRLASSDGLSLAFTYVPACEPSDRAIILCHGQGSTKSAMNEYGAFLNQRYHTLAFDFRNHGASDSARSTGGANEAHDVLAAVSYLKARGIKRIGVLGLGMGGAAALAAAAQSPDVAAVATDGTYASILDELTLRAKAHRYPLTTMAARAGRGLLAHRSKASLDAGDALRNVAALDKTPALFIQGDADRSLSGGTAQALYDAKAGSKSLYMVPGGESGTSHKVAGQAYERRVQDFFQQAL; encoded by the coding sequence ATGCGTTTCCGACCAGGCACCCCATCGCGCGCCGGCCGAATCACCGCCGTTGCCGTGGCGGTTTCGTTGCTCGTTGGCTGCGGTACCTCGCCTGTTTCTTCGAGGCTGTCCCAGACTCAGCAGGCGCCCGAAAACTTTTACTCGAGCCTTGGGCTCTCAGGAGACGGCACCCTCAGAAAGGGGGCCTCCGCCCTGTTCAGCGAGGCCGAGTTCGCCAAGGCCGACACCAACCGAGACGCGCGCCTCTCCAAGCAAGAGCTCGAAGGCTTCTTCTCGGACCAGCCGGATGCGGGTCTCGGATACTCGTTCGTGCCGTCCGACCCGGCGCTGCTCGCGGCCATCGGCCTCACGGGCGGGGTGCTCGCAGGCTACCTCGTCTTTGTCGGCTACAAGCTCTCGAACGAGATCCTCAACCCGTCGCAAGCGAGCGCACACCCCTCCCAGCCCGGTGACAACCGCCTGGCGTCTTCGGACGGGCTCTCGCTGGCCTTCACCTACGTGCCCGCCTGCGAGCCCAGCGATCGCGCCATCATCCTCTGCCACGGCCAGGGCTCGACCAAGAGCGCCATGAACGAGTACGGTGCCTTCCTGAACCAGCGCTACCACACGCTTGCCTTCGACTTCCGGAACCACGGCGCCTCGGATTCAGCCCGCTCCACCGGCGGGGCCAACGAGGCGCACGACGTGCTCGCGGCGGTGAGCTACCTCAAGGCCAGGGGCATCAAGCGGATCGGCGTGCTCGGCCTCGGGATGGGGGGTGCTGCCGCCCTCGCGGCCGCTGCCCAGAGCCCGGACGTCGCGGCCGTTGCGACCGACGGAACGTATGCCTCGATCCTCGACGAGCTCACCCTGCGCGCCAAGGCGCACCGCTATCCCCTGACGACCATGGCGGCCCGTGCGGGCCGGGGGCTTCTCGCCCATCGCAGCAAGGCCTCGCTCGATGCGGGCGACGCCCTGCGCAACGTGGCCGCGCTCGACAAGACGCCCGCACTCTTCATTCAGGGCGACGCGGATCGCAGCCTGAGCGGCGGCACCGCGCAGGCCCTGTACGACGCCAAGGCGGGGAGCAAGAGCCTCTACATGGTACCTGGCGGCGAAAGTGGCACCTCGCACAAGGTCGCAGGCCAAGCCTACGAGCGCCGCGTCCAGGACTTCTTTCAGCAAGCGCTCTAA
- a CDS encoding DUF523 domain-containing protein, translating into MILISACLTGTKCRYDGGGFAQYPELTTLVEKGEAIPVCPEELGGLPTPRPPAELVGGDGAAVLRGEARIVREDGTDVTEAFLEGARAAARIAEQHGVERAILKARSPSCGCSTVYDGTFTGCVIPGQGVTAALLSAMGLHVTDETTIP; encoded by the coding sequence ATGATCCTGATCAGTGCTTGCCTGACCGGCACCAAGTGTCGCTATGACGGGGGCGGCTTCGCGCAGTACCCCGAGCTTACGACCCTCGTCGAGAAGGGCGAGGCGATCCCCGTCTGCCCCGAGGAGCTCGGCGGCCTCCCCACCCCTCGGCCGCCCGCGGAGTTGGTGGGCGGCGACGGTGCAGCCGTGCTGCGGGGCGAGGCCCGGATCGTGCGCGAGGACGGCACCGACGTCACCGAGGCCTTCCTTGAAGGCGCCCGGGCGGCCGCGCGCATCGCCGAGCAACACGGCGTCGAGCGCGCGATCCTCAAGGCGCGGAGCCCTTCGTGTGGGTGCAGCACCGTCTACGACGGCACCTTCACCGGATGCGTCATCCCGGGTCAGGGAGTGACCGCCGCCCTGCTCAGCGCCATGGGCCTCCACGTCACCGACGAGACGACCATCCCTTAA
- the rlmN gene encoding 23S rRNA (adenine(2503)-C(2))-methyltransferase RlmN: protein MMSAEAPWNRYLHDKARRAGLDGFEALLEAHGMRPSEGRALYRALTREAASDPFSPLTPVTVQEAEDGQTIKALLKLHDGFEIETVLMQHHGRRNTVCVSSQAGCAYRCAFCATGQAGFSRHLTPSEILDQVLFFARHLAQRGEKVTNIVFMGMGEPFHNYAAVRDAIAMLCDQSGMSLAKRHVTVSTVGLVPEIRKFAREPLSVNLAVSLHAPTDAIRTPLMPVNERYALDELMSACADYAAETGRRIFFEYLMLEGVNDGDAEAEALAALMRLGDYHVNLIPYNTTPDTALQGSADERVRAFQAILSGHGIPTTVRQPMGRDIAAACGQLQAETQPRAK, encoded by the coding sequence ATGATGAGCGCTGAAGCACCCTGGAACCGCTACCTGCACGACAAGGCGAGACGCGCCGGCCTCGACGGCTTCGAGGCGCTCCTCGAAGCCCACGGCATGCGCCCTTCCGAGGGCCGCGCGCTCTACCGCGCGCTGACCCGCGAGGCCGCCTCGGACCCGTTCTCACCCCTCACGCCGGTCACGGTCCAAGAGGCGGAAGACGGCCAGACGATCAAGGCCCTCTTGAAGCTGCACGACGGCTTCGAGATCGAGACGGTGCTCATGCAGCACCACGGCCGGCGCAACACGGTCTGCGTGTCGAGCCAGGCGGGCTGCGCCTACCGCTGCGCCTTCTGCGCCACAGGGCAGGCAGGCTTCAGCCGCCACCTCACCCCGAGCGAGATCCTGGACCAGGTCCTGTTCTTCGCGCGACACCTGGCGCAGCGGGGCGAGAAGGTCACCAACATCGTGTTCATGGGAATGGGCGAGCCCTTCCACAACTACGCCGCGGTGCGCGATGCGATCGCCATGCTCTGCGACCAGAGTGGAATGAGCCTCGCCAAGCGCCACGTCACCGTCTCGACCGTGGGCCTCGTGCCCGAGATCCGCAAGTTCGCCCGCGAGCCCCTCTCGGTGAACCTCGCGGTTTCGCTGCACGCCCCGACCGATGCGATCCGCACCCCCCTGATGCCCGTCAACGAGCGCTATGCGCTCGACGAGCTGATGAGCGCATGTGCCGACTATGCCGCCGAGACCGGGCGCCGCATCTTCTTCGAGTACCTGATGCTCGAAGGGGTCAACGACGGCGACGCCGAGGCCGAGGCCCTCGCCGCCTTGATGCGCCTGGGCGACTATCACGTGAACCTCATCCCCTACAACACCACCCCGGACACGGCGCTCCAGGGCTCGGCAGACGAGCGGGTCCGCGCCTTCCAGGCCATCCTCTCGGGCCACGGCATCCCCACCACGGTCCGCCAGCCCATGGGCCGCGACATCGCCGCAGCGTGCGGCCAGTTGCAGGCCGAGACTCAGCCGAGGGCCAAATGA
- the rplL gene encoding 50S ribosomal protein L7/L12 — MATLTNEQIVDAIKEKSLLEVADLVKMIEDTFGVSAAPAMGGMMMMAPGAGAGAAAEEKTEFDVILESAGDKKIEVLKVVREATGLGLKEAKDLVDGAPKAIKEKAKKEEAEGLKAKLEAAGAKVAIK, encoded by the coding sequence ATGGCCACTCTTACCAACGAACAGATCGTCGACGCCATCAAGGAGAAGTCGCTCCTCGAAGTTGCCGACCTCGTCAAGATGATCGAAGACACCTTCGGCGTGTCGGCTGCCCCCGCGATGGGCGGCATGATGATGATGGCCCCCGGCGCTGGCGCCGGCGCCGCTGCCGAAGAGAAGACCGAGTTCGACGTCATCCTCGAGTCGGCTGGCGACAAGAAGATCGAAGTCCTCAAGGTCGTCCGTGAGGCCACCGGCCTCGGCCTGAAGGAAGCCAAGGACCTCGTCGATGGCGCTCCCAAGGCCATCAAGGAGAAGGCCAAGAAGGAAGAGGCCGAAGGCCTCAAGGCCAAGCTCGAGGCCGCTGGCGCCAAGGTCGCGATCAAGTAG
- the rplJ gene encoding 50S ribosomal protein L10 — protein MPTKEKKQQTVAELREIFDRAQVAIVTDYRGLTVKELTDLRRRLQKVGGDLTVSKNTLIDLVTRDMDSWKAMEPFLAGPTALAIGFDDAVAAAKVVSDFAKEKRKVEIKIRGGVMEGNALSANEVKDLANMPSKEVLLGRLLGSLQSPAQKLASALSGGARNLVYALDAVRREKESA, from the coding sequence ATGCCTACGAAAGAGAAGAAGCAGCAGACCGTTGCCGAGCTGCGCGAGATCTTCGACCGCGCCCAGGTGGCCATCGTCACCGATTACCGCGGCCTGACCGTTAAGGAGCTGACCGACCTGCGTCGTCGCCTCCAGAAGGTCGGCGGCGACCTGACGGTCTCGAAGAACACCCTGATCGATCTGGTCACCCGCGACATGGACAGCTGGAAGGCCATGGAGCCTTTCCTCGCCGGTCCTACCGCGCTTGCGATCGGTTTCGACGACGCCGTGGCGGCTGCCAAGGTCGTCAGCGACTTCGCCAAGGAGAAGCGCAAGGTCGAGATCAAGATCCGCGGCGGCGTGATGGAGGGTAACGCCCTCAGCGCCAACGAGGTCAAGGATCTGGCCAACATGCCCAGCAAGGAAGTGCTTCTCGGCCGCCTGCTCGGCAGCCTCCAGAGCCCCGCTCAGAAGCTCGCCTCCGCGCTGTCGGGTGGCGCCCGCAACCTCGTGTACGCCCTCGATGCGGTGCGTCGCGAGAAGGAAAGCGCTTAA
- the rplA gene encoding 50S ribosomal protein L1, whose product MAKLSKRQKAIYEGLDLAKTYGPLEAIELTKKFATAKFDETVEVHLRLGINVKHADQQVRSTVVLPAGTGKTVRVAVIAKGDKIKEAEAAGADVVGGEELIPKIQEGWMEFDLLIATPDIMGALGRVGKVLGPRGLMPSPKAGTVTFEIGKAVKEFKAGKVEFRADKQGVVHVPVGKASFSPEDLGKNYAALVDAINKAKPAAAKGTYVKSVYVTSTMGPGLKIDTAKLNDLAPKA is encoded by the coding sequence ATGGCTAAGCTTAGCAAGCGCCAGAAGGCGATCTACGAAGGCCTCGACCTCGCCAAGACCTACGGGCCCTTGGAAGCGATCGAGCTGACCAAGAAGTTCGCGACCGCGAAGTTCGACGAGACGGTCGAAGTGCACCTGCGCCTCGGCATCAACGTCAAGCACGCCGATCAGCAGGTCCGCTCGACGGTCGTCCTGCCCGCCGGCACCGGCAAGACCGTCCGCGTGGCGGTCATCGCCAAGGGCGACAAGATCAAGGAAGCTGAAGCGGCTGGCGCCGACGTGGTCGGCGGCGAAGAGCTGATCCCCAAGATCCAGGAAGGCTGGATGGAGTTCGACCTCCTGATCGCCACCCCTGACATCATGGGTGCGCTCGGTCGCGTCGGTAAGGTGCTCGGCCCCCGCGGCCTGATGCCCTCGCCCAAGGCCGGCACGGTCACCTTCGAGATCGGCAAGGCGGTCAAGGAGTTCAAGGCCGGTAAGGTCGAGTTCCGCGCCGACAAGCAGGGTGTCGTCCACGTTCCCGTGGGCAAGGCCTCGTTCAGCCCCGAGGATCTCGGCAAGAACTACGCCGCCCTGGTCGATGCGATCAACAAGGCCAAGCCCGCCGCGGCGAAGGGCACCTATGTCAAGAGCGTCTACGTGACCTCGACCATGGGCCCCGGTCTCAAGATCGACACCGCCAAGCTCAACGACCTCGCCCCCAAGGCGTAG
- the rplK gene encoding 50S ribosomal protein L11 has protein sequence MAKKVTGLIKLALPAGKANPAPPVGPALGQHGVNIMDFCKNYNAQTADKAGQIIPVEITVYEDRSYTFVLKTPPTSQLVLKAAGAEKGSGTPNKEKVGSITMDQIREIAQIKMPDLNCTSIESAMKMVEGTAVSLGVTVQQ, from the coding sequence ATGGCGAAGAAGGTTACCGGGCTGATCAAGTTGGCCCTGCCCGCTGGTAAGGCGAATCCGGCTCCCCCCGTGGGTCCGGCGCTGGGTCAGCACGGCGTCAACATCATGGACTTCTGTAAGAACTACAACGCGCAGACCGCGGACAAGGCCGGGCAGATCATCCCGGTTGAAATCACGGTTTACGAGGATCGTTCCTACACGTTCGTCCTCAAGACCCCCCCGACCTCGCAGCTGGTCCTGAAGGCCGCTGGCGCCGAGAAGGGCTCCGGCACTCCCAACAAGGAGAAGGTCGGCTCGATCACGATGGATCAGATCCGCGAGATCGCCCAGATCAAGATGCCCGACCTCAACTGCACCAGCATCGAGTCGGCCATGAAGATGGTCGAGGGTACCGCCGTCTCTCTCGGCGTCACCGTCCAGCAGTAA
- the nusG gene encoding transcription termination/antitermination protein NusG: MSRKWYVVNTYSGYEDKVRENILRRSESMGMTDRIFHVEVPEETVVEIKEGKRVEKPRKVFPGYVLVEMDMDEASWHVVRNTPGVTSFVGSTTKPTPLSDREVRKIFKRAATKAKIQIDLHVGEHVKVIAGPFADFSGDIIEVNAEKGKVKVSVSIFGRPTPVELEFAQVQKV; the protein is encoded by the coding sequence ATGAGCAGAAAGTGGTATGTCGTTAACACCTATTCGGGTTACGAGGACAAGGTCCGGGAGAACATCCTGCGCCGCTCGGAATCGATGGGCATGACCGACCGAATCTTCCACGTCGAAGTCCCCGAGGAGACGGTGGTCGAGATCAAGGAAGGCAAGCGCGTGGAGAAGCCCCGCAAGGTCTTCCCCGGCTACGTTCTGGTCGAGATGGACATGGACGAGGCTTCCTGGCACGTGGTGCGCAACACCCCCGGCGTGACGTCGTTCGTGGGCTCCACCACCAAGCCCACCCCCCTTTCCGACCGCGAAGTGCGCAAGATCTTCAAGCGCGCCGCGACCAAGGCCAAGATTCAGATCGACCTGCACGTCGGCGAGCACGTCAAGGTCATCGCCGGCCCCTTCGCCGACTTCTCGGGCGACATCATCGAAGTCAACGCCGAGAAGGGCAAGGTCAAGGTGTCGGTCTCGATCTTCGGCCGTCCCACGCCGGTCGAGCTCGAGTTCGCGCAGGTTCAAAAAGTCTAG
- the secE gene encoding preprotein translocase subunit SecE: MSDTNKTSLEGGQEENAANETEERDASLSLKGGMGVPAFGWAKGAQSYLGDVRSEFQKISWPTRRMVFNETIIVLIFVVVLTTLITLFDWIFALISNRFLV, from the coding sequence TTGTCCGATACGAACAAGACCTCCCTCGAGGGTGGGCAAGAAGAGAACGCAGCCAACGAAACCGAAGAGCGCGACGCCTCCCTTTCCCTCAAGGGTGGGATGGGGGTCCCGGCCTTCGGCTGGGCCAAGGGCGCGCAGAGCTACCTCGGCGACGTTCGCAGCGAGTTCCAGAAGATCAGCTGGCCCACGCGCCGCATGGTCTTCAACGAGACGATCATCGTGCTGATCTTCGTGGTGGTTCTGACCACGCTCATCACCTTGTTCGATTGGATCTTCGCGCTCATTTCAAACCGGTTCCTGGTCTAG
- the rpmG gene encoding 50S ribosomal protein L33 — protein MRVIITLACTECKERNYTTMKNKKNDPDRVELKKYCKRCRTVHPHRETK, from the coding sequence ATGCGCGTCATCATCACGCTGGCTTGCACCGAGTGCAAGGAGCGCAACTACACCACGATGAAGAACAAGAAGAACGATCCGGATCGGGTCGAGCTCAAGAAGTACTGCAAGCGCTGCCGCACGGTGCACCCGCACCGCGAGACCAAGTAG